TTGAATGCCGCCCGGTCTACAGGCGGGCAGGGTGCTTTTATTCTGGATCGCGCGGATGCTTATATTGGTGTGATGATTGATGATCTGGTGACACGGGGAACAAAAGAGCCTTACCGTATGTTTACCAGCCGGGCAGAATATCGGTTGATCCTGCGGGCTGATAATGCTGATGAACGATTGACCGGTCTGGGTATGGAGATCGGCTGTGTTGGTTCGGAACGTGCTGCCCGGTTCACCCTTAAAATGGAAACACTGAAACAGGCGAAGGCGCTTTTTGATGGGGTCTCCCTTACTCCTAACGAAGCCCGCAAGAAAGGGTTGAACGTTAATCAGGACGGTGTCAGGCGGTCAGCAACCGATTTGTTGGCTTATCCGGATATTGGGTTGGAGGAGATTGCGACTATTTGGCCAGAGACCGAACAATATGCACCAGAAATTCTCGAACAACTTGCTATCAATGCTCAATATAGCGGATATCTGGAGCGTCAGAAATCGGATATTGCGGATTTCAGAAAAGACGAATCTTTGATACTTCCCAAGGAGTTAGACTATTCTAAAATTGGTGGGCTGTCTGCTGAAGTACAACAAAAGCTTGTTGAAGTACGGCCGTCTACCTTGGGTCAGGCGGCACGAATTTCCGGGGTTACCCCAGCAGCGTTGACGGCGCTTCTGTCTTTTGTTAAACGCGGTGACCATCGGAAACAGGCAGGATAACCTCTTTAATGAACGCTAACGAGTTTTCTAAAATGACCGGTGTTTCACGTGAAACATTGGAGAAGCTGGAACGATACGTCACGCTTTTGGAAAAGTGGCAAAAGGCGATTAATCTGGTGAGTAACTCTACATTGGCTGATGTCTGGGAACGTCATATTCTTGATAGTTATCAAATACTGGATCATTTTAAACAGCCGACGGGAACCTGGTTGGATTTAGGAAGCGGGGCCGGTTTTCCGGCCTTGGTCATTGCAATGGCCTCTGATGTGGATATGCATGTCGTGGAGAGCGATCAAAGAAAATGTCTTTTCATGCGGGAGGTTTCACGTGAAACATCTACGCCGATCACTGTACACAACCAACGAATTGAGAAAATTGAGCCGTTTCCAGCGGATTATATTTCGGCGAGGGCGCTAGCACCGCTTGAAAAACTGTTGGAATATTCTGCGCCATTTTCGCACCAAAAAACGCGTTTTTGCTTTTTAAAGGGTCAAGATGTAGATGCGGAATTGACCAATGCCGCAAAATGTTGGAAACTAACCTCTGATAAACACCAAAGTTTAACCAGCAAAGACGGTAGCATTTTATCCTTGAAAGAGGTAAGCCGTCTGTAATTCAGGGGCGGGGCGATGGAAAATTTACCAATTGTTGGTTCTTCAAGGATTTTAGCAATAGCCAATCAAAAAGGGGGGGTTGGTAAAACAACAACTGCAATCAATTTGGCAACTGCGCTGGCCGCTGTTGGAAAAACGGTTCTTGTTATTGATATCGATCCGCAGGGAAATGCCAGTACGGGGCTGGGCATTGACCGTCATAACCGGGATAAAAACGTTTATGATGTTTTGATGGGGGATATTCAGCTCGAAGATGCGATTTGCCATAGTGCGATCCCGGGACTTGATCTTGTACCCTCTACAGCTGACCTAACAGGCGCCGAATTGGAATTAATCGAGATGGATCGGCGAAGCCATCGTCTGGTTGATGCTATTGGCAGTATCAAATCCTCTTATGATTATATCCTAATTGATTGTCCGCCCTCTCTTAACTTGCTGACCCTGAATGCACTTGTTGCCGTACAAGCGGTAATCGTACCGCTGCAATGCGAGTTTTTTGCGCTTGAAGGCCTCA
This region of Sneathiella aquimaris genomic DNA includes:
- a CDS encoding ParA family protein, producing the protein MENLPIVGSSRILAIANQKGGVGKTTTAINLATALAAVGKTVLVIDIDPQGNASTGLGIDRHNRDKNVYDVLMGDIQLEDAICHSAIPGLDLVPSTADLTGAELELIEMDRRSHRLVDAIGSIKSSYDYILIDCPPSLNLLTLNALVAVQAVIVPLQCEFFALEGLSLLIKTIERVRNTLNPDLDIQGVVLTMFDKRNNLSDQVAQDVRSYLGDKVYETVIPRNVRVSEAPSHGKPALIYDIRCAGSQAYIKLASEVIRREKRLCAA
- the rsmG gene encoding 16S rRNA (guanine(527)-N(7))-methyltransferase RsmG, which gives rise to MNANEFSKMTGVSRETLEKLERYVTLLEKWQKAINLVSNSTLADVWERHILDSYQILDHFKQPTGTWLDLGSGAGFPALVIAMASDVDMHVVESDQRKCLFMREVSRETSTPITVHNQRIEKIEPFPADYISARALAPLEKLLEYSAPFSHQKTRFCFLKGQDVDAELTNAAKCWKLTSDKHQSLTSKDGSILSLKEVSRL